The region aaataaataaaatctttttttttttttttttttaatttttttttttttttttaaagattttatttatttatttttagggagggaaggaaggggggggagagagagagagagagagagaaacagagagagagagagacatcaatgtgcggttgctgggggttatggcctgcaacccaggaatgtaccctggctgggaatcgaacctgggacactttggttcccagcccgcgctcaatccactgagctacgccagccagggcttctttttttttaaaaagtagatatatAGTCATTCTTGACAACATACACATAGCAGATAACAGGGGAAACAATTCAACAGTTAACTGGGAGCACAAGGTGATGACCACTCCAGAATGTCAACACAGAAACTGGAAGACCTGTCCAGTCCCAATCGCACTGACAGGGTGAGCTCCCATGCAGTCACGCATTCAGAACAGAGGTGGAAGATTAACCTACCCTCACTTCTCTTCAAACAAACTGACACAGCAGCAGGATGTCTCTTTGGAGATTGTTTGGCTTCATCCAGTCTGTTCCAGAAGTAGCCATTTCAGTCAGGACCCACATCTTCAGGTTACCCTTCTTCCACCCTGTCCCACCTCCTTTCCACCTACTTTGCGGCCAAAAACTCTCATCTACATTATCTCTTGTCTCTTTCTCAGATTTTACCAAGTCCTTGTTTTCTAAATAAGGCTCTCCTAAACTTTACTCACCTGCAGTTCACTGCACTGGGTATCACCCAAATAGCCCATCAGAGCTCTTTATAATttctgaaagagagagaagggagcttTTAAATACACAACAGAAAATATCATTGCTAATATATCAGTTCTGCAGCATTTGTATCCAGTATTCACAGCACACAGTGTGTTGGTCCACAGTATTTCAATAAAATGTAGCATAACTAGCCAGGACCATGAGTCCTGAGATAAGAGTCCAGAGATATAACAACTTTGGTTTAATGTTTCTACTGCTTAAcaatgtgaccttggacaagtcacctgACTTCTCCAGGACTAAAaatcctcatctggaaaataaagACAGGCTAGACAGAAGCAGTAGAGCCTATTATCATGGAAAGAGCACAAGCTTTCTAAGACAGAACACCAGCACCACTACTTACCAATCTGACGTTATGTCAGTTCACATTTAGTCTTAATTTCCTCCCTTGCAAAATGTAAATAACAAAGACTATCATGgagttgttatgagaattaaaggaGAGAGGAGTTACAAAAAGCGAACGGTAAGGATACTGTGCAGCATATCACACAATTCCACAGATGGTAATTATCACCATTACCCAGTCCTAAAGTTATATGACTtcaattcacaaatatttatattcttaaaatatcaataaatcaaaaacttTATTAATCTGACAATGTAATTAGCTGTTTGAATGTTTCATTAACAATTTAATTACAGTTATCTCAATTGATGGTAGTTTAAGATTATCACTATTACTTAACatcacaggaaataaaaatggagtaGTCCCTGCACAACCTCTAAACTGGTTCAGTGGCCACACCTTCCCTACCACTCCTACCAGCGCAGATCAGCAACAGCGAGACCTCCCAAAAGCCAAGTGACACCCACTGTTTTCTATGGTCGGCTCAGAGGAAGAAGGCTAAAAGTGGAGGATGAAGAAcaaaggcttttctttttattcttttttatttcatacaCTTAAGTACTGCTCAAATTTGCTTACCATAGCATGCATCGGTTCtgcataaaaacaaatgaataaacataaaaaattttaaagaatattagtTATACATATTGCTTACTGATAGGATGGTTGCCTTACAGAACTATTTTCACAAGAATttccacaaaagaaaacaagaaggcaAATTCAGATGTGCCAAGAACACCTTAAATGTGGCACAGGAGTAACAAAAATCACAAGCATTCACACTGCAGAATGGTTCAGTCAAAAAATATGCTATGgcactggttggtgtggctcaatggactgagcgctggcctgtggactgaaatgtcactggttccattcctggtcggggcacatcctgggttgcgggccaggtccccagttgagggtgtgcgataggcagccaatcgatgtttctctccctctctttctccctcatttcccctctctctaaaaataaataaataaatacaattttaagtatGCTATGCATTCCTTGAAGAATATGATGAATCAAttagttttgcttttctgtttgtttttgttcaaaaGCAAGATGAATATACAAACTCAGGTTTTACCAGACAACTTCCTGCTCTTGGAGAAAATGACCCAGTAAAAttacaaaagtaaacaaattgGTGTGACTGTTTGGTAATATGTTGAAAAactttgaatttgttttaaacaactgatggctttaaaaaaatttatatgtaaactCAAAGTCTTCATGTTATAtctacaatattattttttaaaagaaatattaattcaaTTAAATTCAGGATTACTCAAAAGTATTACCCAGCCCCCCCTGAAGTTACAGACCACTGTTTTATGCTCCTTCTAGCCAGAAATAATCCTGACTACACCCATCAATTTAAATGAACTATAAGCTGGTGTGGCCACTCCACACATTTCATATTTCTCtcctagaaaacatttcaaaatattacttagaaatcaaattatatttgtatgtgtACTTATCTAACTTTATGAAAATAAACCACCACAACaatttgcttataatttttaagtagcctctccccctctcttgtGAGTTGATAAACTTGGCCCTAAATCTTCTATTCATTTGAAACAATAGCCAAAGGACCTTATTTCTTGTGCTGGGTCTATAACTGGATCTTAAATATAACCTGACAATTACAGACTAGTTTGCATTTCATATTAATACCCAGCCTACCTattacacagaaaacaaaaatgcacataTAAGATCTGGTCTACTTATTTGTAGGCCCCTCTGCAATATATTCTTAGCCTTCCATGAACatgctgtatatttttaaactgcaCAAGGCCCTTTGCAAGTAGGAATGATCTCTGCTGTTGTTTGGCATCACTCCCTTGTTCATTAAAGCACTGGGTCCTCCATAAGTGTACATGAACTTTAAAACAATGCAGTTTAAATATTTATGGtatcagaaaattaaactgcTCACTAACAGTTGCAAAAGTCAAGTTTACCAGCTGATAGAGAGGTACTTACTGGCTCCCAAAAACCACAAGCTTACCTAAAAATAGTGTCCTAGCTTCCCAGCCAAAAGGACGGGCTAGAAAAGCTATGTCTCTGTGGAGCTCAAGACACAGACTTCTGCTTCACCACGGCCCTCATTACCGGGGCATCCCCCAGTTCAGAAGACTTTGTGTAACAACTTGTTTGGTGGCCAACCACTAACTTCACTTTGAAGTGAATACTAACACTTCACATGGTCAACATGTGTGAAACTGTGGAAAATGTCCTGACACAATTTAGTCCAAACACTAGCCACACAAGATTacctatttctaaatattaaattttagacTACAAATGAATATCTCCATAGGCCAAAAAGTGGATCACTGGTTCCTTTCCACAAAgtaatctataaatttaaaaaataaaaaataaaaggttcagATTGGGAAGTCTAAGGCATAAATATGATTCCATctgtaagttgaaaataaataaattttaaaatccttattttctctgccaagaataaaaataaatgtgatacacacaAGCACTGCTGAGTTTCAAACACAAGCAAATGTGGTGTGTGCACTTACAAAAGGATCTTGGTTTATGTCCACCTTCCTctcccaagttttttttttaaggcaaaatgtCAATTGTATGCCtcaatctggaaaaaaataaaagcacagcttattctttttaaacagaTGTTGCGATAGATATGAAAAAGTTTGTGAGACGATTTCAAAATCCAAATGCTACCCagatgtgttaaaaaaaaaaacctgcagtAACCAATCTACCATAACTTAATTTTCTCAATAAACCATAGTAAAGTATGTTTAAAGTTCAGAAAATTGCCTGTGAAAAATGTAAATCAGCaaacttttctccttctcttcagtACTAAATACTGTTTACTAACACAATAACAATGAAGTTCTTTAAACCCAAAGCATTAGAAGTTACACTAAATAAAGCAACACTTTTAATTCACACACCACATGTGCCCAGGAAATAATGGCAAACCAGGCTTATCCctaaaaagctaaacaaaactcaacactatcgtttttatttcaaaaataactatgagagagacaaatactactccattttctagaaaataaaaacaggagtGACTAAAATAATCCTTTGCAATGGAAAGGGTGTATTTTACAAGAGCCCCACAAACTGGGGACACACAAAACCCACACACACAGTCACCGACACTCAGCAGACACAGTGAGTGATGGACACCAAAACACAGATAAAATTAAGACGTGCAATTAAAGTTACatgagaaaatttaaataggCAAACTATAATTATTCCTGGTGAAGATACCGGTCAAGGGTAGCCGCAAATAATATCTGGCTCTGGGTAAGATCTTCTATGGCTAAGTATGTTGAAGCTACTGAAAAGTCTGGTACACTGGACATATTTTCCCTTTCTAAATCTAGCCCTGCCTATATACCCATCTGACTaagttatttggaaaataaagatggACCCATGAAATTACTAGTCTCAGCCTCACTTTtataagtttattaaaataaaggtaaaaaaagtaaaacatttttaacttcaGTCTCACCTTACACATCTCACCAGCACTGTAGTTCTTTAGTGATCAATCACTTCATCCAATTCCTGAGGcaaatacaaaagtaaaagaTGTCCGTACAACATCAGTAATAGTCATAATCAGCAGCAAACATTTGATCAGCCTGAAGTGAAAAGGCATCTAAACTTCAAATGGAAAAAGTTACCAAAATGGTACAGTATGAGGCTTTGTAACTTAGTCttacttgaaaacaaaaataattcctttctctGATATCAAATAGATTACAAAATGTTCTTAAAatccaaaacataaaaaagtcATCTCCTTTAGCACTTACTGACtttgctttcaaaaaaaaaaaaagaagaagaagaagaaagggaagaaatgaaggcgaAGAAACCTCATTAATACGAGCCGAGAAGGTAAAATTAAGAACTAGCCAGGAcaactccccccctccccgccccgcccaggaATCCACTGTCTCTGGAGTTATACATACTCTATTAATGATTTGCCTGAAAAGCTTAAGTTATGAAGGAGAAGGAATAACCATTTGGAGTTTCAAACAAAACCTAAGGAACCTAATCCAAGAAGAATCCTTAGACCCTGGCTTCCATCCCTGTCTGAAGGACCCTCAGCAAAGGGGAGGGTGTAGAAGGCTCAGATAATTTGGGGGGAGAGGAATCCAAGTCCCTAGATAAAACTGAACCCTAGAGAAGGGGAGCCTTACAGGAATCTCCAGGAAAGAGTAGTCTGTTCTTATTTGTGTGGATATGCTTGAGGCCCAAAGAGAATTTccgaggagggggcagagaaaggggggaagaaagtGAAGCTCAGAAAAGAGAGCCCTCCGCGAAAGAGGGAGGGGGCGCACCCCTGACCCACTTTTCCGGACGCCCACCCTtcggcccccgccccacccagtgCAAGTCCGAGCCCTGAGGGGGCAATCGAGCGGGGCGTGGGAGGCCCgcacgctccccacccccagccgcgACCCGGAGGGAAGCGTGCAGGGAGGCTTGACTCCCCCTTGCGGAGTGCCCGGGGCTCGAGAGACCTCCCGCCAGCTCGCGGCCCGGGTCTGTACGGCCCCCTCTACAGCCTGGGCCAAGGGCACCGCGGCCCCCAGCGGAGGGgaaagggacagaggaggggaagaagcTGTAAACAGCCCCAGCGTCCGGGCCTCGCCTCGAAGAGCCCTGCGTCTCAGGCCCCGCCGCGGGCCGCCGGGGCCCCTAGCCGGCCCCGGGGCCGCCCCTCCCGGGGCCCAGGAGAACGGAGGGGAGTCCGGTTCCCTTCTCGGAGGGCTAGGGCATCTCGCAGAGCGGTCCCAGCTGCAGAGAAGGGGGAAGTCAGGACTTACCTGTCATTACTTTCTACGCCATCTTGGATCCACTTGTCAACGTCCCCACAAAGCATTATGGGTAAGAAAGAGCCTTtaaagtgcccccccccccaccccacccccgccctcggCCCCCGACTCCCGCCTCCGCCGCCGGCGCCGCCCCTCGGGCCGCACCTCCTGCCCGGAAAGTTGCCCCCGGTGGCTGGCTGGCTTGGGCGCCCTCGGCCcggcccccttccctcctctgggccGTGTGCATTTAAAAGTCatccccatttttttaaatgtagctttgggtttttctctttgctccagcccctggcctcccttccccccactacTCTCCTGCTCGCCAGTTCCCTTTGCCCCGCCGCCCTCCTGCCCTGGCAGACACCCCACGTCTGCATTTAATCAGCCCGAGGTTTCCCTGCTGCTGGCAGCAAAGAGTTGctcattgatttatttatgcGCATTATATGTCTGTTATTGCTCCAGATCTTTGGTGCACGGCTGCAGACTCCTACGACCCACTTCTTGCTCCGGGACACCGGGGGTCGCTTCAGGGCCCGGCAACCCTGCAGACCAGCCGGCGCTCTGACTCCTGCATTCGTGGGAAGAAAGGTTCTGGAGCCGTCGGGCTCCAGGATCTGGCGACACGGTGTCCCGGAATCAACCAGCGTCTGAGAGCGTTTGGGAGGGGGGGATAATAAGCAAAATGCAACTTTTACCCTCCCTCCCGCTGTCTCCTCCCCTCGGCCGGTAACGTGATCCAAGACCCTCTGGGTAGGGATTCATCCCCTAGGAATGTGGGCTTTACCGAATCTACACTTTTACCGCCCGGGGTTCGTGCGTATGGTGACTTCCCCGGGCAGGTAACTCGGGGCACGGGCACTGGCTCGCGCGCAAAGGCGCTCCAGCACTCGCCGGAGGGCCCCCGAGGGGGTCCGGGGCTAGAAGGAAGGTGTGCCCGCTGGGGTCCACCTGGCGAGTCCCAGCAGAGTGAAAAGCCCAGGCAGCCGGGCAAAAGGAAGACTGCGGGCACCACTCCTGCCCAGGGGTTGTTGAGGAATACAGCCTCCAGGCTGCAACTGAGGGCGCTGGAAGTAGGGGGCGCCCAGATGCTGGCAGGGAACCCCAGCTGGCGACCCCGAAGCCCACGCCCGCCGCCCGGGCAGCTGCTGGAGCCAGCGGGCTCCTTGCGGGGGAGCCGAGCTCTCTCCCTGATACTCGCCGCCGGCTTTCGGTTATGCTGGGCGACCTGGCGTAGTCTCCTGTGCCCCTGGCGCCGGTTGGGCAGTCCCCTCGCCCTCTCACTTCCCGATGCCGCTGGTCTCTGCTTTGCAGACTTTGGGGGCCTGCTTTGactgcttttttcccccaagcGAATTTTTAAAGAGGTGTCCAAGGGAAAAATGCTCCAGGACGTCAGTGATTGCGAAACTACAATCCGTACAAAATGCTGAATGACTCTGAAATTAGAGGAATGCTCGGGCATTAACCATCCCCCACTTCGGTGCACTGGGAGGGCTTCGGGCAGTGGGGCTACGCAAGGGTTCTACACTCCTCCAGACCCTTGGAGAAGCCTCTCTCGAGGAACCTGGTCGGTTGCTGACACGAGCCCTGCCCCCGGGGAGCGAAAAACTCCAC is a window of Phyllostomus discolor isolate MPI-MPIP mPhyDis1 chromosome 8, mPhyDis1.pri.v3, whole genome shotgun sequence DNA encoding:
- the LOC118502346 gene encoding uncharacterized protein LOC118502346, whose protein sequence is MSTQKLEDLSSPNRTDRQDEYTNSGFTRQLPALGENDPVKLQNSEKRALRERGRGRTPDPLFRTPTLRPPPHPVQVRALRGQSSGAWEARTLPTPSRDPEGSVQGGLTPPCGVPGARETSRQLAARVCTAPSTAWAKGTAAPSGGERDRGGEEAVNSPSVRASPRRALRLRPRRGPPGPLAGPGAAPPGAQENGGESGSLLGGLGHLAERSQLQRRGKSGLTCHYFLRHLGSTCQRPHKALWIFGARLQTPTTHFLLRDTGGRFRARQPCRPAGALTPAFVGRKVLEPSGSRIWRHGVPESTSV